DNA from Algisphaera agarilytica:
CCTCATCCAACCCGAGCCACGAGTCCCAACCCGAGTTGGCCGATGCGGTGCTCGGTTGCATCGCCATCGTCCATGCGGCGCCCAACCACACCGCCGCACGTCCGAACGGGCTCCATTTCTTCTTGGTCTTGGGGTTGCGATCGCTGGCACGCCGGTCCATCGAGACCTGGCCCGCACGTCCGCGGCGGGGCGACTCGGCGTGGCTGAACCAACGGGCCAGCAACATCTCGATCAGCACCAAAGCCAACAGCACCCACAGCAGCGCCCAACCCAGGTTGGTGCGTTTCTCGGCGGTCACCATCACCGAAGCCGGGTCGTCCGCGTCGAGGTAGTCCCACGCGCCAAAGCCGTCGAGCCAAACCGCGAGCTGGGCTTCGTTGACCGCCCGCACGTCGCCCGCGTCGGCCGGGACGTTCACCGCCACACGTTCGCCGGAGGTCACCGATTGGCCGTCGGCACTCGGGCCGTAAACCCCCGGCTCGTCGATCGCGGTCCACGGCTCGTCGTCGAAGCGTTGCACGAGCGTCTCGCCACCCACCCGCTTCAACCGGGTCACCGCGGACCACGCCGTGCCGAGCGTCGGCGGCTGCCCGGCAAGCGATTCGTCGGTGGCCGACACATCGCCCAGCACGCCGCGCAACGCGTCGTGCAGCAACGCCGGGAACACCGGCTTGGTCGGCAGGTTGGACCAACCCGCGTCCACCGCCACGCTGGTCAGCAGCAACCGCCCTTCCCCCACACCCGCCGAGGCCAGGAACACGCCGGCTTGCGCGGCCGAGGAATCGTCTTGCTCCGAGGTCGCATCGGGTTGGAGCGTGTCCGCCAGGGTGATCCACGCCTCGTCCGGTTGAGTGGTGGCCACCGCCAACGACCGATCGATGCGCACCGGCCCGAGCAAGTCCGACCAGTCGGCCGACAGCAGCAATAGTTCGGAGGGCGGCCGGGCGTCGCTGTCCAAACGCATCGCTTGGCCCGGCGCCGCGACACGGACCGGGGCCTCTTCATCGAGCTGCCAGTCCACCTCCATCGCGGTGCGCATCAGGCTGAACCAGTCCCGCGCTGCGGGCTCAAGGGTGGCGGGCGGAAAGACCCACACCAACCCTCCGGCACGGGCGAAGTCCGCCAGCGCACCCCACCCGGCGTTGCCCAGCGCATCGGGCCGGAGCACAAGTACCGCGTCCAAGCGCTCGATCCGATCGGCATCCATGGTGGCGGGCAGCAGGCTCTCGGTTACCACCGCAAAACGTTGGCCGGTCTCTTCCGGGCTCAGCGCGGCCCGCACAAACGCCGCGGGGCTGAGCCCCGTGCCGCCCAGGCCCGCTGCGCCATCGTCGACCACACCCACGCTGAGTTGCGAGCGGACCTCGACCACCGCGAATCGGCGGTCGTCTTCGCTCACGGCGTCCGCCGCCCCGGCTTCGCCGGCCAACACCGCGGTGACGGTCCACATCCCGCTTTGGCCGCTGTTGTAAATCGGGGTGCTCTCGGCTTCCGACGAGGCGAGCGGGATATCCACGCTCAGCGTGGCGGTGGACTGGCCGGCCGACCAGTTCACCGGGCGTGTCACCGCGGGCAGCGTCGTGCCATCGGGCGCGGTGAGAAACAACTCAACCTCACCCGCCGCGGCGGACGCGGTGCCGTCGAACCGGCGGACCACCACTTCGACCGACACGCTCGGGGCCGGCCCCTGTTCGTCGGGCGAGAGCATGGGGCCTTGCTGCCCGGTGAGCAGCAACGAACGGCGGGGACGCAGCGTTTGGATCTGCAGGTTGCCCGAGCCGACGTCCGGCCGGGTCACCACGAAAGTCGCACGCTCGCCCAGCGTCGCCAGCTCGGTGGGCAACGCCTGTTCGAGATAATCCGCGCCCCGCGCGAAGTCACTGAGCAACGCCACCACCGGCGGCGGACGGGTACGGCTCGATTCCGCATCGATCGCCGCGGCGACCCGGGGCAACAGCTCGGCCATGGTCGATCGGCCAAAAGCAGGTTCGAGTTCTTCCAGCGTGCTGCGGACCTTGCCGTGGTCCAGCGTCGGCGACGGCGTCGCGGGGTGCGGCTCCTCGGGCGACGACGTCACCCAAAGCTGCACCGTGTCGTTGCGCGACACACCATCGAGCAGGTCCAGGGCGGTGGCTTTGAGCTGATCGAAGCGCACCCCTTCGCCCACCGCCGCGCGGGTGCTCAGCCCGTCTTCGAGCACCAGGTGAACCGTGCGCCCACTGCCTAGCCCTGTGGCCGATCCACCCCACACCCCCGACAGCAACGGCCCGGCCAACGCAAGCCCCGCGATCAGCATGACCGCGCAGCGCGTCAGCAGCAGCAGCCACTTCTCCATGCGCAGCTTGCGTTTCTGTTTCTTGAACGCCAGCCGGAGGAACCGCATCGCCCCCCACTCCTCGCGCGTCCGCCGGGTACGCGAGAGCAGGTGGATGATCACCGGGATCGCCACACACGCCGCCCCGGCCACCGCGAGCGCGGGGGCGGTGAAGAGACCGGCGAGTTGTGCGAGAGAAGTAATCATGTGCGATCTGGGATCTTCGATGTCCGATGTCGTTGCACGAAAAACAGCTCTCCGATATCACACCTCGTACATCGAAGATCCAACATCCTGCTTATCCCTTTCCGATCAACGCCGAACGCCGGGCGAGGAAATGGCTGAGCGGCGGTCCCAATGCTTCGTCGGTTTTCAGTAGCAGGTAGTCGTAGTCGAACTTCCGGGCCACGCGTTCGATGCCCAGCAGGTGGTTCTGGACGACGTCGAGATAGGCGTTGCGCAGCGCCGCGGGGTCGAGCGGGAGTTTGCCTTCGCCTTCGAGGCCGACGAACTCGCTGGCGTCGCGGAAGTCGAAGCTGAGCTCGGCCGGGTCCATCACCTGGAGGATGATCACGTCGTGGTGGCGGTGGTGCAGTCGGGCCAAGCCTTTTTCCAGGTGCTCGGGGTCGTCGAAAAGGTCGCTGACGAGCACGACCAAGGAGCGCCGGGTGAGCCGAGCCACGGTGCGGTCCACGATCTGCTCGAGGTCGGTGTGCGTGTGCGTGTTGTCGATTGGCACCGGCTCTTCGTTGTCTTCCTTCACCAGCTCGGCCCGGTGCAGGAGCTGGGCGATGGTCTTCCAGTGGTTCTGGGCGTTGCTGAGACGTGACCCGTTGACCACGTCGTCGGCGAAGAGCGTGAGGCCGACGCGGTCTTGCTGGCGTAGCGCGATGTTGGCCATCGCCGCAGTCACGCAGGCCGCGTGATTCCATTTGGTCCAGTGGTTCGTCCAGCCGGACTGCTGTTTGGTCAGCGAGGTGTAGCCCATCGAGCCCGAGCAATCAAGCAGCAGGACCAGATCGAGGTTGGTTTCCTGCTGGTACTGCTTGAGGTAGAGCTTGTCGGTTTTGCCGTAGATCTTCCAGTCGAGGAACCGCGTGTCGTCGCCGGGCGTGTACTGGCGGTGCTGAGCAAACTCAACGGAGATGCCCTGCTGCGGCGAGCGGTGCTGACCACTCATCAACCCCTCGACGATGATCCGCGCCTGCAAGTCGATCGTCTTGATCGCCGCGAGCGTCTGCGGGTCGAGGAAGTTGGGCGTAGTTTCGGGCGGCATCGATTACTTCAACACGGCAGCGGCTTGGGGGTCGGCGTCACTGGTGACTTGGATTTGGTCAAGCAAACGATCGATCAAGTCATCGGCGGTGACGCCATCCGCCTCGGCGTTGAAGTTGGTCAGGATGCGGTGACGCAAGACGGGGCGCGCGACCGACTTCACGTCGTCGGGGTGCACGTGCGTTCGGCCGCCGAGCACCGCCTTGGCCTTGGCCGCGAGGATGAGGTACTGGCTGGCCCGCGGACCCGCGCCCCAACGCAGGTAGTTCTGCATGAAGTCGGGGCGTTCGTCGGCGGCGTTCTTGTCGGGGCGACGCGTCGCCCGCACCAGACGCAGGGCGTACTCGATCACGTGGTCGGCCACGGGCACGTCGCGCACCATCTCCTGGATCGCCGTGACCTTTTCCGCGGTCAGCACCGGCTTCACGTCCGGCTTCTCACGACACGTCGTGCGGCGGATCACCTCGAGTTCCTCAGCCTGGGTCGGGTAGCCCACGCGGATCATGAACATGAAGCGGTCGAGCTGAGCCTCGGGCAGCGGGTAGGTGCCTTCCTGCTCGATCGGGTTTTGCGTGGCGAGGACGAAGAACGGGTCGGGCAGCGGGTGGCGGATGCCCCCGGCGGTGACGTGGTGTTCCTGCATCGCTTCGAGCAGCGCGGCCTGGGTCTTGGGCGGCGTCCGGTTGATCTCGTCGGCGAGGATGAGGTTCGCGAAGACCGGGCCTTTGACGAAGCGCATCTCGCGGTGGCCGGTTGTGCGGTTCTCTTCGATGACCTCGGTGCCGGTGATGTCCGAGGGCATGAGGTCGGGCGTGAACTGGATGCGGTTGAACTCGAGGCTGAGCGACTTGGCGATCGTCGAGACGAGCAGCGTCTTGGCCAGGCCCGGCACCCCGACAAGCAACGCGTGTCCGCGGGTGAAGAGCGCGAGGAAGACTTGCTCGACGACGTCTTGCTGGCCGACGATCGCTTTGCCGATCTGTTCGGACAGCGCATCGGACGCTTGGCGGATGTCGTCAATCAGCGCCTGGGGATCGGACGGGGAGTTCGGTTGTTCATCGGACATCAAAAAGGCTCCGGTGTGTCCCGTGGGATCGGGGTGTCTCGCGGGGAATCTGAGACCAAGGGAAGGGACAATGCAGTATAGCTGGCGGGTGGGTGGGCTATCATCGCTTCATGCCGGAATTGCCCGAAGTCGAGACCGTGCGTCGCACGCTGGAGGCCGCGGTTCGCGGGAAGCGGATCGCGTCGGTGCGCGTGCATCGCGCCGATGTGGTGCGCGGCTCGGATGCGTTGCTGGTCGGTGAGCGGATCGATCGTGTGGTGCGCAAGGGCAAGCAGCTGGCGATGGTCAGCGATGGGGGGCAAAAAAAGAACACGGCGTGTCGGTGTGCGTGCGTCCACCTGGGGATGAGCGGGTCGTTGCGTGTGGTGCATCGGTCTGATTCAGACGCACCCCGCGACCCCCATGTTCACGTGGTCTGGGAACTTCCCGATGGCACGCAGGTGCGTTTCCGCGACCCGAGGCGGTTTGGCGGGGTCTGGGGGCTTGCAGACGAAGCAGAACTGCTCGACACGCGTTGGAACAAGCTGGGCCCCGATGCCCTGGTCATCACGCCCGGCCAGCTCCACGCGGGGCTGAGCCGCACCAAACGGGCCCTCAAAGCCGCCCTGCTCGATCAACACCTCGTCGCGGGCCTGGGCAATATCTACGTGGACGAGCTGCTGTTTGCCACCAGGCTCCACCCGCTCAAACCCGCTTGTGGGATCACCAAGCCTGAGAGCCAACGCCTGATCCGGGCCATGCGGCGGATCCTGAACCGGGCGACGCAGGCTGGGGGCTCCACCCTGAGGGATTACGTTGACGCAACGGGCCGGTCAGGCGGGTTTCAGATGCAACACAAGGCTTATGGCCGTGGCGGAGAGCCCTGTCGCGGCTGTGGTGAGCCCTTGGACACGATGGTGGTTGCTGGAAGAACCACGACTGCTTGCAACCACTGTCAGTTGGGGTCGATAGTTTCTAGAGAGAGATAGATATATTTCTCTCTTCCACCGTAGTATGCCGCGCCGTAATGTGGAGACCGCTGCTGTCAGCAACCAAATCAATGGCAGCAGAAAGGTTTATGGGATTCAGTCTGCTGTGGGGAAGTTGTCGATAGCGAGAGCCATCGCGCCGTTTCGAGCTTGGGAGCTGATGATTGAGGGTCGATTTCGAGTCTGAGACGGTCTGGGCTGTTGTGAACCCACCCGGGCGCGGGCGCTGCTCGGCGCGATGCGCCCGATTATCCACACGGTGTGCACGAAGCTGTGGACAACCGGATTGGACCCGTGAATCGCAGATTTGGCCATGTGACAGGGCCCACGGAGCAAATCCATGGGCGTACGGGGGCTCTGGAGGGTGGAGAATCAAGTGACTGCGCCGGTGGCGCGATCGATCTCTTCGAGCAGCTGCTTGATCTGAGGGGGGAAGCCAGCCTCGTTCTGGAGGCGGTTCTCGACGACATCGACCGAGTGCATGACCGTGGTGTGGTCACGGCCGCCGAAGAAGCCGCCGATCTCTTCGAGGCTGAAGCGGGTGCGCTCGCGGGCCAGATACATGCAGATCTGCCGCGGCTCGACGATGGATTTGAACCGGCGACGTGACTGCAGGTCCGACAGCTTCACGTTGTAGTAGCGCGTGACCGCATCAACGATGTGCTGGAGCGTCGTTTGGTTGGCTTGAGGCGCCACGGCGGGCTCGCCCAAAGCCTGGCGGGCCATGGCCAGATCGACCGGGCGCTTCTGGATCATCTGCTGGGCCTGGAGGGCCTTGATCGCGCCTTCGAGTTCACGGGCGTTGGATTCGCGGCGCTGGGCGACCAACTCGACCACCGCATCGGGCAGCTCGAAGCCGCGCATCTTGGCCTTGGCTTTCACGATCGCGACGCGGGTCTCGAAGCTCGGCTTGCTCACCGTGGCGACCAAACCCCACTGGAACCGCGAGACCAGTCGGTCTTCGAGGTGCGGGATCTCGTGCGGCGGCGCATCGGACGACAACACGATCTGGCGGTTGGACTGATACAGCTCGTTGAACGTGTGGAAGAATTCTTCCTGCGAGCGTTCGCGATTGGCCAGGAAGTGGATGTCGTCGATGACCAGCAGGTCGACGTGGCGGTAGTGGTGGCGGAACTCGTCCATCTTGCCCGCCTGAACGCAGGCGATGAACTGGTTCATGAATGCGTCACAGGACACATAGAGGATCTGCGTGTGCGGGTTCTTGGTCAGGATCGACTGACAGATGGCTTGCAGCAGGTGGGTCTTGCCGAGGCCGACCCCGCCGTGGATGAACAGCGGGTTGTACGCGGTGCCGGGCTGGTTGGCGACGGCTACCGCGGCGGCGTAAGCGAGTTGGTTGTTCGGCCCGCTGATGAAGTGGTCGAACGAGTTGTCGGGGCTGAGCACCATCGACTCGTTGTCGAAGTCGAAGCTGCCGGTGGCCGGCCGGGCGTCGTGTGAACGCGACTTGTTGAGCTGGATCGGCTCGGGCTTGGATGCAGCGGGCGTAAACGCGTCCTGCTCCGTGCTGTTGGGCGGGGTCGGCGGGAGGTTCGCTTCCAAGTCGGCGAGCTCGGGTTCGACCAGCGGCGCATGCCCGTTCGAAGAAGACGCGTCGACGGAGGGGCTGCTGTCTTCGGTGGAAACGGGCTCACACACGAAGCGCGCGGCCACGAGTTGCCCGGTGACGGCTTGAGCCGCTTCGGTGAAGGGCTCGAGGCAGCGTTTCTGGAGGTAGTTTTGTTGGACGGGGGTCGCCGTGTGGATCTCGAGCAGGCCGTTGTTGAGCTGGCCGGGCGAGAGATCGTCGTAGAACCACTGACGGCAGATCGGGGCGTGGCGCTCTTTGAGCACCTCCAACACCTTCTGCCATTGGGTCGTATCGAATTGGGGCATGGCGTATCAGTCGTCCGTGCGCTCTACGGGGGCGCGGATCGTAGTCCGGCGTGCCCGGTGAGGCGAGAAGGTTTGAGTTTTCTGTACTACAACGTGGGGTGATCATGTGCGGCACACGGAGCCCACCAAGACGACCGTGACCCTGTTTCGATGCACTTCACACCCGCGCTCTTTCGAACGCGACGGAGGAAATTACCGCGCGATGATGCGCGGTGTCAATCCGTTAGGTTCCTTAACCGCGATAGCGTTGCGCCACGCGTGTTTCGTGCGCGCTCCACAGAGCGCCGCTGCGCGCGGCGCTCGAAAAGTTGCCGATTGAAACACCTCGTTGCGGGTGATGTTGACATGTATTGTCGGGCCGAATCTCTTGGGTGTGGAGATGGATTGCGGTATGGTAGAGGTTGGTCGTGTGGGCAATCCCGGAAAACGATGGGGCATGACATGAAGTCAGGGTGTTGGGCGATCCGCGTGGTTTTACCCTTGGAAAACGGGGGAAAAACGTGGGTGCGTGCGCTCGACGAGCCCGTCTTGACCCTGGGGCGCTCGTCGAAAAACCAGTTACATCTCGACGACCCGGGGGTATCACGCCGGCACGCGACGCTCACCGCCGAGCCCGACGTTGCATCGCCCGACGCTTGGCGGCTCAACGATTTGGAGAGCCGCAACGGCACACGCGTCAACGGTCAAGCGGTGTCCGAAGTCTTACTCAGCAACGGCGACACGCTCGAGGTCGGGCCTTATGTGTTGACGTTGGGGGTGTTAAACGAATCCGGCGACTGGTCGACCAAGCCCTCGGCCGAATCGACGCCGTCCACCTGGGACGACAAACCGGTCACGGTCGTGGACGACCACACCGCCAACCTTAGCCGACTGGCCAATGTCGGTCGGCCGAAGGTCGATGCACAACAACTGCGTTCGGTTCAGACGTTGGGGAGCGATCTGTTGTCGTTGGAATCGCCCGAAGCGCGGCGGCAGCGGTTGTGTGAGTTCATCATCGAGCCGGTCATGCAAGGCCAACACGCCGCGGTGCTGCGCATCCCCGCGATACTCCAAACGAACGGCTGGACCAAGCCGCAGATGTTGGTCGACCCCGTATCTTGTGGTGAGACCGATCAAGACTTCTATATATCGAGAAGCTTGCTCGATGCGGTGCGTGATTCCGGCGAAGCGGTGATGGCCACACGCAGCGGTTTGGAGGTCGATGGGAACGTGGACGATGATGCGCCCGTGGTCGAGTTGTCCATCGCGCCTGAGACCCAGCAGGCCTCGGTCATCGGCTGCCCATTGCCTAACGCCGCGGAGACAGGCAACGCCTGGGGCAGACCCGAAAGTGCAAACAGCGACACGTTGGGCCCCGGGGACGATGCGGCCGGGGAGATCGATGTGCTCTATGCGGTGCTCCCCGACCGCTGCGGCACGGGGGAGTGGCTCGCCCTGACCGCGTTGGCGGTAGAGCAGTTCGATCTGGTTGAGCGGGCCTGGCGGGCGCGTGAGGCGGCCGAGGAGCAGGCCCGGACCCAGGCGATGCTCAGCAAAGCCCGCAAGGTGCAATTGGCCCTGGTCCCCGAAGCCCCGACGGTGCCGGGGTTGGAGCTTTCGTTGCATTTTGAGCCCTGCTACAGCGTGGGCGGGGACTATTTGGACGTCGTGACGCTGCCCGATGGCCGATCGCTGCTGCTGGTCATGGATGTCTGCGGCAAGGGGATGGCTGCGGCGCTCATCAGCTCCAGCCTGCACACCTTCATCCACGCCCGGGTCCACACCGCCTCCAGCGTGGCCGAGCTGATCAATGCGCTGAACCTGTATCTCTGCGACACCATGACGGACTCGTCTTTCGTCACGGGGATCGCGCTGGCGATCGACCCCGCCACCGGGCAGGTGGAATGCGTCAATGCGGGGCACCCCCCCGCCATCCTGTCCTACCCCTCCGCCGACCTCGCCTACTCCGAACACAGCAACAACGTGCCCCTGGGCCTGCTCCCCGAGCCGCTTTCGGCGCACACATTCGAGTTGGCTCCGGACACGGTCCTGGCGATCTACAGCGACGGCCTCACCGAGATCGTCGCGGACGACGGGCACTGGATCGGCCACGAAGGCCTGGCCGAGCAACTCACCGGGGCGATGCGCGACACGATGGACGACCCCGTGGCCGACCTGTCCGCGGTCCGCGAGAAGCTCAACCAACGCCTGGCCACGATCCAGGCCGGCTCGCCCCCCGACGACGACATGACTTTTTTACTCGCCCGCCGCGCATGATCCGGGCCTTTGTGACGAACCCCAAGTGAACCCACGGCCCGAAGGCCGCCACCAAACACCCGCTTGACTCCTCTGTGGAGTACCCACCATGTTCACCTACCGCACCGTTCCTCTAAGCCGTACCGCCTTCACGCTCATCGAGTTGCTGGTGGTCATTAGCATCATCGCCCTGCTCATCGGCATCCTGCTCCCGGCGCTCGGGAACGCCCGCAAACAGGCTCGGCTCCTGGTCTGTGCTAACAATCTCGATTCGATCACCACGGCCCTGAACACCTACGCAACCGACAACCGTTTCGTCCTGCCCCGTGTCAACAACGAAACCCCGGTGATGCCGGGGCCCAACACCGTGAACCGTGACAACGCCAACCCGTTGTACACGAACCCGTTTGAGGCGGGTGCTCCCGAGAACGATATCCCCGCAGCCTTATTTCTGTTGCTTCGTGATGAATACCTGACCTCGTCCGCGGTGTTTGTTTCTCCGGACATGCCGGAACACTTCCCGGACGAATATGTCAGTGGCAGTGCTCGGACCCAGACAACTTTTAGCCTTGTGGGGAGCAACGTCGAAGACGACAGCAACCTTAGCTATGGCTATGCCAATCCCTATGCAGGCTTTGGCGCCTTTGGTGACGGGCTAACCAATTTCAAATTGACACTGGACCGGGTGCAGAGTGACTACGCCGTGGTGGCCGACCGCGGACCAGCATGTTGCAATCCGCCTTTCGACAACATCCCCTCGCCGTTCAATCGGAGCAACATCCACGGCCGTAGCGGCGAAGAGACCGGACAACACATCAGTTATGTGGATGGGTCGGTGGAGTTCACCGAAGAGCCCCGCAGTCGTGCAGACACCGGGATTTACGGTGCCAACCAGGTGGATTTTGCGACCACCTATCTCCGCCCCGTGATTCTGCCGCTTCTGATTGAATAGTGCTAGCCCTTGGTCTATTCGACGGCGCGGTGCACTTTCAGTGGTTTGAAATCGCCTGCCACCGCCAACGTTTCGCCCTTGGAATCGAACTCACCGTCTGAGTTGGCAAAGTGCATGGTGTAACGGCCGTGGGGCAGCTCCGCCAGTCCGGGCGTATCCAACGTAGTGACGACTTTGCCGGTGTTTTCTTTGCGGATCTGAACGTGAGCGTGTGCGGGTTCGGTGGTAAACATCACCGAACGGAAATCGGGTTGTAAAGCAAGCGGCTCAGCAACATTCATCACTGGTTGTCCCCACTCGATCTCAACATAGCGGGGCTCAGGCTGGTAGTGGTTGGGCAGCACGACTTCGATCTTGTGCGTGCCTCTGGGTAACTCGACGTAGCACGGCGTGACGCCGCAGCCGGGCTTGAGCACATCGTTGATTCGCAGGAGTCCCCCAGCCGGGTTGGAATCGACGCGCAGTTTGTAGGGCCGTTGGTAGAGCCAGCCGATGCCTGCCCCGACGCCGCCGAGCATCAACAGACCTACTACTCCCGCCACGGCGACGGCCTTGCGGTGGCGGTGGAGCTGTTTACGGATGACGTAACCCGTTGTCGGCACCTTGGCGATCAAAGGCAGATCGTTCAGGTAGTTGTCCAGGTCCGCGGCCAGGGCCCCGGCGTTGTCGTAGCGGCGGTCGGGGTCTTTATCGAGGGCTTTGAGTAGGAGCGTTTCGAGTTCGCGGTCGATGATTTTTGAGGCGTCTTCGCTTACGGCGCGGGGGCGGACGACTTCGTCTTCGGTGATGTGTCGCAACAGGTCGGTGAACGAGACGCTGGTGTCGTGGGGGTATTTGCCGGTGAGCAGGCGGTAGAGGATGACGCCCAGGGCGTAGACATCGGTGCGGGTGTCGATGGCGTCGGTCTTGCCGGCGGCCTGCTCGGGGGACATGTAGGCGGGGGTGCCGGCGACTTGGCCGACGTGGCTGAGGGTGACCTGGCCGTCTTCGGGGGTGGTGGTTTTGGCCAGGCCGAAGTCGACGATCTTGGGCGTGGGGTGGGTGGATTGGCTGGGGCCTTGTGAGGGTGTGGTATCCGGGGCTTCGCTGCGCTCAGCCCTCGGCTTGGTGGCGCTGAGGTTGGTGTCGCCGGGGACGACGAGGATGTTCGAGGGTTTGAGGTCACGGTGGATGACGCCGCGCTGGTGGGCGTGTTGGACGCCGAGGCAGACGTCGCGCATCAAGCGGAGGATGGCTTTGGGTTTGAGGCCTTGGCTGCGGACATGGGTTTCGAGGTCGAGGCCGGGCACGAGTTCCATGGCGTAGTAGACGACGCCGGGGGTGGCGGACGAGGTGGCCGAGCTGGAGTCGTAGACCCGCGCGATGAAGGGGTGTTCGAGGCGGGCGGCGAGTTCGACTTCGCGCTGGAAGCGTTGCCGGGCGGTGTCGCTGCCGAAGGCGGCGGCGGAGAGGAGTTTGAGCGCGACTTCACGGCGGGTGGCGAGTTGCACGGCCTTCCAGACCACGCCCATGCCGCCCTCGCCGAGCTTGTGCAGCAGGTGATAGCCCGGGACGGTCGGGGCGTCGGCGGGTGGCGCGGGCAACGGCGGGAGCGAGCCATGGGAGCGTGACCGGCTGGACGGATCGCCCGAGGTATCGACGGTCTCGTCGGCGGCCGACATCTCGGGTCGCGGCGGCGTGGGCCGGGGCGTGTCGTCCCGGGTGACCTCCAGGTCGTCGTCGGACATTTCTGGTGTGGCGGGCGGCGTTGGGGGTTGGGTGGGGTCGTGTTCGCTCAAGTCGCCTCCCCCTGGGCCGAGTCGTAGGCCTGGCTGAACAACGGCTTGAGCGCGGGGTCCAGCCAAGGCAGCTGCAACGCCCAGTCGAGCCCGACGCGGAATGCCTCGTCGTCG
Protein-coding regions in this window:
- a CDS encoding type II secretion system protein, with the translated sequence MFTYRTVPLSRTAFTLIELLVVISIIALLIGILLPALGNARKQARLLVCANNLDSITTALNTYATDNRFVLPRVNNETPVMPGPNTVNRDNANPLYTNPFEAGAPENDIPAALFLLLRDEYLTSSAVFVSPDMPEHFPDEYVSGSARTQTTFSLVGSNVEDDSNLSYGYANPYAGFGAFGDGLTNFKLTLDRVQSDYAVVADRGPACCNPPFDNIPSPFNRSNIHGRSGEETGQHISYVDGSVEFTEEPRSRADTGIYGANQVDFATTYLRPVILPLLIE
- a CDS encoding SpoIIE family protein phosphatase; its protein translation is MRALDEPVLTLGRSSKNQLHLDDPGVSRRHATLTAEPDVASPDAWRLNDLESRNGTRVNGQAVSEVLLSNGDTLEVGPYVLTLGVLNESGDWSTKPSAESTPSTWDDKPVTVVDDHTANLSRLANVGRPKVDAQQLRSVQTLGSDLLSLESPEARRQRLCEFIIEPVMQGQHAAVLRIPAILQTNGWTKPQMLVDPVSCGETDQDFYISRSLLDAVRDSGEAVMATRSGLEVDGNVDDDAPVVELSIAPETQQASVIGCPLPNAAETGNAWGRPESANSDTLGPGDDAAGEIDVLYAVLPDRCGTGEWLALTALAVEQFDLVERAWRAREAAEEQARTQAMLSKARKVQLALVPEAPTVPGLELSLHFEPCYSVGGDYLDVVTLPDGRSLLLVMDVCGKGMAAALISSSLHTFIHARVHTASSVAELINALNLYLCDTMTDSSFVTGIALAIDPATGQVECVNAGHPPAILSYPSADLAYSEHSNNVPLGLLPEPLSAHTFELAPDTVLAIYSDGLTEIVADDGHWIGHEGLAEQLTGAMRDTMDDPVADLSAVREKLNQRLATIQAGSPPDDDMTFLLARRA
- a CDS encoding serine/threonine protein kinase codes for the protein MSEHDPTQPPTPPATPEMSDDDLEVTRDDTPRPTPPRPEMSAADETVDTSGDPSSRSRSHGSLPPLPAPPADAPTVPGYHLLHKLGEGGMGVVWKAVQLATRREVALKLLSAAAFGSDTARQRFQREVELAARLEHPFIARVYDSSSATSSATPGVVYYAMELVPGLDLETHVRSQGLKPKAILRLMRDVCLGVQHAHQRGVIHRDLKPSNILVVPGDTNLSATKPRAERSEAPDTTPSQGPSQSTHPTPKIVDFGLAKTTTPEDGQVTLSHVGQVAGTPAYMSPEQAAGKTDAIDTRTDVYALGVILYRLLTGKYPHDTSVSFTDLLRHITEDEVVRPRAVSEDASKIIDRELETLLLKALDKDPDRRYDNAGALAADLDNYLNDLPLIAKVPTTGYVIRKQLHRHRKAVAVAGVVGLLMLGGVGAGIGWLYQRPYKLRVDSNPAGGLLRINDVLKPGCGVTPCYVELPRGTHKIEVVLPNHYQPEPRYVEIEWGQPVMNVAEPLALQPDFRSVMFTTEPAHAHVQIRKENTGKVVTTLDTPGLAELPHGRYTMHFANSDGEFDSKGETLAVAGDFKPLKVHRAVE